A DNA window from Halichondria panicea chromosome 16, odHalPani1.1, whole genome shotgun sequence contains the following coding sequences:
- the LOC135350552 gene encoding 1-acyl-sn-glycerol-3-phosphate acyltransferase gamma-like — translation MSAFWSTIRWIKKRKVTVLLFVFSFIVSGLIINLLELMTLPLYFLNKKLFRQINSRIVYFHWCIIPWALESWAEYDIRVFAKEGLFETFANQEHALCILNHRGDLDWMIGWVFIERSGMLGGTKAIMKDIAKFLPGIGWTFMFMEYPFLKRDWNKDEKRLAQSCKNLSDYPVNMLLCLFAEGTRFTPEKHKASMEFARSRGLPVLKHHLTPRTKGFNFIMNHMEGVFPCIYDVTICYRNNQEPTLMGVVNAEPCSADMMVRRYPITDIDTSSEEAMSQWLINLFKDKDDLVEHYQKHGSFPEKQVNMPKRPYTDLVVMMWLAMVGVPALLSGLYLAWVGNWLVLAIIVAAVVLADRLFQMIAHQTDTAKSSSSYGLSSKKKSTQEATPTQEDKKEQ, via the exons ATGTCTGCCTTCTGGTCAACTATACGATGGATCAAGAAGAGGAAGGTGACAGTGCTCCTGTTTGTATTCAGCTTTATAGTGAGTGGCCTCATCATCAACCTACTGGAGCTGATGACTCTGCCGCTCTACTTCCTCAACAAGAAGCTGTTCAGACAAATCAACTCCAGGATTGTGTATTTCCACTGGTGCA TCATTCCGTGGGCGTTGGAGAGTTGGGCTGAGTATGATATCCGTGTGTTTGCTAAAGAAGGTTTATTCGAGACATTCGCAAATCAGGAACACGCCCTCTGCATTCTCAATCACCGTGGCGACCTGGACTGGATGATTGGATGGGTGTTCATAGAGAGATCTGGAATGCTGGGA ggcaccaAGGCCATCATGAAGGATATAGCCAAGTTCTTGCCGGGGATTGGCTGGACCTTCATGTTCATGGAGTATCCATTTCTTAAGAGAGACTGGAATAAAGATGAGAAGAGACTGGCTCAGTCTTGCAAGAACCTGTCCGACTACCCCGTCAACATGCtc ctgTGTTTGTTTGCTGAGGGCACTCGGTTCACACCAGAGAAGCACAAGGCCAGTATGGAGTTTGCTCGGTCTCGAGGTCTCCCTGTCCTCAAGCATCACCTCACTCCACGTACCAAGGGATTCAACTTCATCATGAACCATATGGAgggagtgt TTCCCTGTATCTATGATGTCACCATATGCTATCGTAATAACCAGGAGCCTACCCtgatgggtgtggtcaatgcCGAGCCATGTAGCGCTGACATGATGGTACGTCGCTACCCTATCACTGATATAGACACCTCCTCAGAGGAGGCCATGTCACAGTGGCTTATCAACCTCTTCAAGGACAAG gacgaTCTGGTTGAGCACTACCAAAAGCACGGCAGCTTCCCTGAGAAACAAGTGAACATGCCCAAGAGACCGTACACTGACCTGGTGGTGATGATGTGGCTGGCCATGGTGGGAGTGCCTGCTCTACTCTCTGGTCTCTATCTGGCATGGGTTGGCAACTGGCTGGTGCTGGCCATCATAGTGGCTGCCGTCGTGTTAG CGGACCGGCTGTTCCAGATGATAGCCCATCAGACGGACACGGCCAAGTCGAGCTCTTCCTATGGTCTCAGCTCTAAAAAGAAGTCCACTCaagaggccacacccactcaagaGGATAAGAAAGAACAGTAA